One part of the Candidatus Dormiibacterota bacterium genome encodes these proteins:
- the pcaH gene encoding protocatechuate 3,4-dioxygenase subunit beta, with translation MNEDEREPPYLYPDYVGTRLRAPAKPLVSLPEGFHDFPAPLFPRTIAELDHDLTRQHAGEPIGERIIVTGRVLDSDGRPIRNTIVEVWQANAAGRYLDQDDQHPAPLDPNFSGAGRCLTDNDGRYRFITIKPGAYPWKNHRNAWRPAHIHFSLFGSEFRSRLVTQMYFPGDPLMPRDPILQSIPDQAGRERLVSQFDPETTVPEWALAYRWDIVLRGRAATPFEDEP, from the coding sequence ATGAACGAAGACGAGCGCGAACCCCCGTATCTCTATCCCGACTACGTCGGGACCCGCCTGCGCGCGCCGGCGAAGCCGCTGGTCAGCCTTCCCGAGGGGTTCCACGATTTCCCCGCGCCATTGTTTCCACGGACGATCGCCGAGCTGGACCACGACCTCACGCGGCAGCACGCCGGTGAACCAATCGGCGAACGGATCATCGTCACCGGCCGGGTGCTCGATAGCGATGGAAGACCGATACGCAACACGATCGTGGAAGTCTGGCAGGCGAACGCGGCCGGCCGCTACCTTGACCAGGACGACCAGCACCCGGCGCCGCTCGACCCCAACTTCAGTGGGGCGGGTCGATGCCTGACGGACAACGACGGTCGCTACCGCTTCATCACGATCAAGCCGGGCGCGTACCCCTGGAAGAACCATCGCAACGCCTGGCGTCCGGCGCACATCCATTTCTCGCTTTTCGGCAGCGAGTTCCGAAGCCGGCTGGTGACGCAGATGTACTTCCCCGGCGACCCGCTGATGCCGCGGGACCCGATCCTGCAATCGATCCCGGATCAAGCCGGCCGCGAGCGCCTGGTGTCGCAGTTCGACCCGGAGACGACCGTGCCCGAGTGGGCGCTCGCCTATCGATGGGACATCGTGCTGCGCGGCCGGGCCGCGACGCCCTTCGAGGACGAGCCATGA
- a CDS encoding AMP-binding protein: MSFATVPELLASAEQRFGDAPAIVTTEGSESFRELARSTRSAAEQLRRRGLHPGDRVLMAASNSPSLVHAWLGTIHAGGIPAAVNPELTSAEVDYVRGDLQPAVTLMKEDVSALDAAFIESDTPAYAAKPLEIAAIVYTSGTTSRPKGVMVRHAAYTETGASFPGWIGLKPPQRLWACLPLFHINAQAYSLMTALAHGFAVALTPKFHASTFWRDAQALQVTSVNVVGAMLEFLAAQPENTWVESPLRTIYAAPGPRPAQRDQLEARFQVRILTGYGMSENPFGCAESPTSRMKAGSIGRPRQPASRAFENELRIVHPKGGDVGPGEVGELCFRNPVMTPGYWHAPEVTAATIRDGWLHTGDAGFRDKDGDVFLTARFKDMIRRRGENIAPAEVEDALLAHPTVRAAAVFGVPAGLLEDEVVAVVVLRDGVESNEAALKAWAATRLAAYKVPNRIHFRDALPTTATHRVAKDRLRKEYGRTEGD, from the coding sequence TTGAGCTTCGCCACGGTGCCGGAGCTGCTCGCTTCGGCCGAACAGCGCTTCGGCGACGCGCCCGCCATCGTCACGACCGAGGGGTCCGAATCGTTCCGCGAGCTGGCGCGGTCCACGCGCTCGGCCGCTGAGCAACTGCGCCGTCGCGGTCTGCACCCGGGCGACCGGGTGTTGATGGCGGCATCCAACTCGCCGTCGCTGGTGCATGCCTGGCTCGGCACGATTCATGCGGGCGGGATCCCGGCGGCCGTCAACCCCGAGCTGACCAGCGCCGAGGTCGACTACGTGCGGGGCGACCTGCAGCCGGCGGTCACCCTTATGAAGGAAGACGTCAGTGCGTTGGATGCCGCGTTTATCGAGTCCGACACGCCGGCCTACGCCGCGAAGCCGCTCGAGATCGCCGCCATCGTCTATACCTCCGGAACCACCAGCCGCCCCAAGGGGGTGATGGTCAGACACGCCGCCTACACGGAAACCGGCGCATCCTTTCCGGGCTGGATCGGTCTCAAACCCCCGCAACGGCTATGGGCCTGCTTGCCGCTGTTTCACATCAACGCCCAGGCCTACTCGCTGATGACCGCGCTGGCGCATGGCTTCGCCGTGGCGCTCACACCGAAGTTCCACGCCTCGACGTTCTGGCGCGACGCGCAGGCGCTCCAGGTGACCTCCGTCAACGTCGTGGGCGCGATGCTCGAGTTCCTGGCGGCACAGCCGGAAAACACCTGGGTCGAATCGCCGCTGCGCACAATCTACGCCGCGCCTGGGCCGCGCCCGGCGCAGCGTGATCAGCTCGAGGCCCGCTTCCAGGTCCGCATCCTGACCGGCTACGGGATGAGCGAGAACCCCTTCGGCTGTGCCGAGAGCCCGACTTCGCGCATGAAGGCCGGCAGCATCGGGCGTCCGCGGCAGCCGGCGTCGCGTGCCTTCGAAAACGAGCTGCGCATCGTCCACCCGAAGGGCGGCGATGTCGGACCGGGCGAGGTTGGCGAGCTCTGCTTCCGCAACCCAGTGATGACGCCCGGGTACTGGCACGCGCCCGAGGTCACCGCGGCCACCATCAGGGACGGCTGGCTGCACACGGGCGATGCCGGCTTCCGCGACAAGGACGGCGACGTGTTCCTGACCGCGCGCTTCAAGGACATGATCCGGCGGCGGGGCGAGAACATTGCGCCCGCCGAGGTGGAGGATGCCCTGCTGGCCCATCCGACTGTCCGGGCGGCCGCCGTCTTCGGCGTGCCGGCCGGATTGCTGGAAGATGAAGTCGTTGCCGTCGTGGTTCTGCGCGACGGGGTAGAGTCAAACGAGGCCGCACTCAAGGCCTGGGCGGCGACCCGGCTCGCCGCCTACAAAGTGCCGAATCGCATCCACTTTCGTGATGCCTTGCCGACAACCGCCACGCATCGCGTAGCAAAGGACCGCCTGCGCAAGGAGTATGGCCGCACCGAAGGCGATTGA
- a CDS encoding branched-chain amino acid ABC transporter permease produces the protein MNWVNAIVQGILIGGLYALFACGLSLLFGVVRVVNLAHGDFAVLAAYLALVVISTTHVPALLTFVIVAPLFAVFGYVVQRLIIQKSLDVSPLTTLLVTFGLSVVIQNLLLVIASADSHSFDLGSLISAALRVSPELSIGYVPLMIFLTAVVVLTGLQLFLSRTAMGRAIRASADDQEAAGIAGVNTRHVFGIAAAIAFATVALAGLALGSSTSFDPSAGPARLIFAFEAVIIGGVGSLWGTLVGGIILGVAQAIGGQIDPSYGVLAGHLVFLAVLALRPQGLIRARLAT, from the coding sequence ATGAACTGGGTCAACGCCATCGTCCAGGGGATCCTCATTGGGGGCCTGTACGCGCTCTTCGCCTGCGGTCTGTCCCTACTCTTCGGGGTGGTGCGCGTCGTCAACCTCGCGCACGGCGACTTCGCGGTGCTGGCGGCCTACCTCGCGCTGGTCGTGATCTCGACAACGCACGTGCCCGCGCTGCTCACATTTGTCATCGTCGCGCCCCTCTTCGCCGTCTTCGGCTACGTGGTGCAGCGGCTGATCATCCAGAAGAGCCTCGACGTCTCGCCCTTGACGACGTTGCTCGTGACCTTTGGGCTCTCCGTCGTCATCCAGAACCTGTTGCTGGTCATCGCATCCGCCGACAGTCACTCGTTCGATCTCGGCAGCCTGATCTCGGCCGCGCTGCGCGTAAGCCCCGAGCTTTCTATCGGCTATGTGCCTTTGATGATCTTCCTGACGGCGGTCGTTGTCCTTACCGGCCTGCAGCTCTTTCTCTCGCGCACCGCGATGGGTCGCGCCATTCGGGCGTCGGCCGATGACCAGGAGGCGGCGGGGATCGCGGGCGTCAACACACGCCATGTGTTCGGGATCGCCGCCGCGATCGCCTTTGCCACCGTCGCCCTCGCCGGCCTCGCGCTGGGAAGCTCGACCTCATTTGATCCGAGCGCCGGCCCGGCCCGGCTGATCTTCGCCTTCGAGGCGGTCATCATCGGCGGCGTCGGCTCGCTCTGGGGGACGCTCGTCGGCGGCATCATCCTCGGCGTGGCGCAGGCGATCGGCGGCCAGATCGATCCGAGCTATGGCGTGCTCGCCGGCCACCTCGTCTTCCTCGCGGTGCTCGCGCTGCGTCCGCAGGGTTTGATCCGGGCTCGGCTGGCCACATGA
- a CDS encoding ABC transporter ATP-binding protein, with product MTAEAALLELAGVSKRFGQITVAESLSLRFTAGETVGIVGPNGAGKSSLFAMIAGDLKPDAGDVRLDGRSVLRLDPASRCRMGIARTYQVPRPFENMTVFENLLVAAYGGGQLSRLQGYAAAARILEETGLSQEANHPAGRLGLVQRKRLELARGLATQPRILLLDEVAGGLTDPEVAGLVEIVERVRQRSVAIVWVEHVVHALTSAVSRIICIAGGRLIAEGKPDEVLANPEVKEVYLGVDIDA from the coding sequence ATGACGGCGGAGGCGGCCCTTCTCGAGCTGGCCGGCGTCAGCAAGCGCTTCGGTCAGATCACGGTCGCGGAGAGCCTCTCGCTCCGCTTCACGGCGGGGGAGACGGTTGGAATCGTGGGGCCGAACGGCGCCGGGAAGAGCTCGCTGTTCGCGATGATCGCCGGCGACCTGAAGCCCGACGCCGGTGACGTCCGCCTGGATGGGCGATCCGTCCTTCGGCTCGATCCCGCGAGTCGGTGTCGCATGGGAATCGCGCGAACGTACCAGGTGCCGCGTCCATTCGAGAACATGACCGTCTTCGAGAACCTGCTGGTGGCGGCCTATGGCGGTGGCCAGCTCTCTCGCCTTCAGGGCTACGCCGCCGCAGCCCGGATCCTCGAGGAGACCGGGTTGTCACAGGAGGCGAACCATCCGGCCGGACGCCTCGGGCTGGTGCAACGGAAACGCCTCGAGCTGGCCCGCGGGCTGGCGACCCAACCGCGCATCCTCTTGCTGGACGAAGTTGCCGGCGGCCTGACCGACCCCGAAGTGGCGGGGCTGGTCGAGATCGTCGAGCGGGTGCGGCAGCGATCGGTGGCGATCGTCTGGGTAGAGCATGTGGTGCATGCGCTGACCAGCGCCGTCAGCCGCATCATCTGTATCGCCGGCGGCCGGCTGATCGCCGAAGGAAAACCGGACGAGGTCCTGGCCAACCCGGAGGTGAAGGAGGTGTACCTGGGGGTCGATATCGATGCTTGA
- the pcaG gene encoding protocatechuate 3,4-dioxygenase subunit alpha has translation MNGPLTPSQTVGPFFGVGLPFEKGEQIVTPGSAGVMRIEGQVLDGNGQPVPDALLEIWQPDGRGRYGRAGDGETPGFGRSRTDSEGAFGFLTVKPGATPAPDGRMQAPHLNVTVFARGLLRHLVTRMYFPDETEANATDPVLNLVGPARRETLIAKSCGGVLHFDIRLQGERETVFFAI, from the coding sequence ATGAACGGTCCGTTGACACCGTCGCAGACGGTCGGGCCGTTCTTCGGTGTCGGACTGCCGTTCGAAAAAGGGGAGCAGATCGTCACGCCGGGATCGGCCGGCGTGATGCGCATCGAGGGCCAGGTCCTCGACGGAAATGGCCAACCGGTCCCCGACGCGCTCCTCGAAATCTGGCAGCCGGACGGGCGAGGCCGCTACGGCCGAGCCGGCGATGGCGAGACGCCGGGATTTGGGCGGAGCCGGACGGACTCCGAAGGCGCGTTCGGCTTCCTGACCGTCAAGCCCGGCGCAACGCCGGCGCCCGACGGACGCATGCAGGCGCCGCACCTCAACGTCACCGTGTTCGCGAGAGGCTTGCTCCGTCACCTGGTGACGCGGATGTATTTTCCCGACGAGACCGAGGCCAACGCGACCGATCCAGTTCTCAACCTGGTCGGGCCGGCGCGCCGCGAGACGCTCATCGCGAAGAGTTGCGGTGGCGTGCTGCACTTCGACATCAGGCTGCAGGGCGAGCGGGAGACGGTGTTCTTTGCCATCTGA
- a CDS encoding ABC transporter ATP-binding protein, giving the protein MSMLEVRNLTVRHGFLQAVTDISLTVASGETLAIIGANGAGKSTLLRTVIGLHRPSAGSIRLDGRDITALPPHARVREGIALVPEGRRLFPSLSIEETLLVGRSAGRPGSWTLDRVFQLFSWMSDRRREPTVHLSGGEQQAVAIGRALMANPRVLLLDELSLGLAPMMVRRIYGVLPGLVQDGMAVLLVEQDVAQALRVANRFQCLLEGRTTLEGTPAAATTATIEAAYFGLVARSGPRSAG; this is encoded by the coding sequence ATATCGATGCTTGAGGTTCGCAACCTGACCGTCCGACATGGGTTCCTGCAAGCGGTCACCGATATCAGCCTCACGGTGGCGTCGGGCGAGACCCTCGCGATCATCGGCGCCAACGGCGCGGGCAAGTCGACGCTCCTTCGCACCGTTATCGGCCTGCATCGGCCGAGCGCCGGCTCGATCCGGCTCGACGGCCGGGATATCACCGCATTGCCGCCGCATGCCCGGGTCCGCGAGGGGATCGCGCTCGTCCCCGAAGGCCGCCGTCTGTTTCCGTCGCTCAGCATCGAGGAGACGCTACTGGTTGGCCGATCAGCGGGACGGCCCGGCTCGTGGACTCTAGACCGGGTCTTTCAACTCTTTTCTTGGATGAGCGATCGACGGCGCGAGCCGACCGTTCACCTCTCCGGAGGCGAGCAGCAGGCGGTTGCCATTGGACGCGCCCTGATGGCGAACCCGCGCGTGCTGCTCCTCGACGAGCTGTCCCTCGGGCTGGCGCCCATGATGGTTCGGCGCATCTACGGCGTGCTGCCCGGGCTGGTTCAGGACGGTATGGCGGTCCTGCTCGTGGAACAGGACGTCGCCCAGGCACTGCGGGTCGCGAATCGATTTCAGTGCTTGCTCGAGGGTCGCACGACACTCGAGGGCACGCCGGCGGCGGCGACCACGGCAACGATCGAAGCCGCCTACTTCGGTCTGGTAGCACGCTCTGGCCCCCGGAGCGCCGGATGA
- a CDS encoding adenylosuccinate lyase family protein yields MPSDALFGPSLSTELMMATVSDRAWVQAMLDVEAALARALAKEGLIPVEVAEDIAAHSRVGEFDVDQIGREAVDSASPVVPLIKALRARVSKEAVPHVHRGATSQDILDTAMMVIARRAIDVLLKDLVEAAALAAWLADRHRATVMAGRTLLQHASVTTLGLKAAGWLIAILEARDTLIGMRDFSLAVQLGGSVGTLAALSDSGLKVMRNLAADLNLVSPRLPWHTDRTRVAHLGSVVAIAGGVAGKIALDAVLLSQTEVDEARERPVAGRGGSSAMPHKKNPVAAVEILAAVRGLNAQAGVLLGTMLQEHERAAGAWQAEWHAVSELFSLAGGATSRLARLLASLEVDEERMRKNLDVSGGLIMSEQVMMALAERTDTLTARRLVEAAIAKASESRRPFAEVLRVDPAITAHLSGDDLAQALEPSNAIGASSRLIDGALGYYRATRKYKGVE; encoded by the coding sequence TTGCCATCTGACGCGCTCTTCGGGCCGAGCCTCAGCACGGAGTTGATGATGGCCACCGTCTCGGACCGCGCCTGGGTGCAGGCGATGCTCGACGTCGAGGCGGCGCTGGCCAGGGCTCTAGCGAAAGAAGGCCTGATCCCGGTGGAGGTTGCCGAGGACATCGCGGCGCATTCCCGGGTCGGCGAGTTCGACGTCGACCAAATCGGTCGCGAGGCGGTGGACAGTGCCAGCCCGGTGGTGCCTCTCATCAAGGCGTTGCGAGCACGAGTCTCGAAAGAAGCCGTGCCCCACGTCCACCGTGGCGCCACGAGTCAGGACATTCTCGACACCGCGATGATGGTGATCGCGCGACGCGCGATCGACGTCCTGCTGAAGGACCTCGTCGAAGCGGCTGCATTAGCGGCGTGGCTGGCCGATCGTCACCGGGCCACCGTCATGGCGGGCCGGACGTTGCTGCAACACGCGTCGGTGACGACGCTGGGGCTAAAAGCCGCGGGTTGGTTGATCGCGATCTTGGAAGCCCGGGACACGCTTATCGGCATGCGGGACTTTTCCCTTGCCGTCCAATTGGGAGGATCCGTCGGAACGCTCGCGGCCCTGTCGGACAGCGGGCTGAAGGTCATGCGCAATCTGGCCGCCGATCTCAACCTGGTCAGTCCGCGTTTGCCCTGGCACACGGACCGGACGCGGGTCGCGCACCTCGGCTCCGTGGTGGCGATCGCCGGCGGTGTTGCCGGAAAGATCGCGCTCGACGCCGTCCTGCTGTCCCAGACGGAGGTCGATGAAGCCCGCGAACGCCCGGTTGCCGGTCGAGGCGGGTCGTCGGCGATGCCGCACAAGAAGAATCCGGTGGCCGCCGTCGAGATCCTCGCAGCGGTTCGAGGTCTCAACGCCCAGGCCGGCGTGTTGCTGGGCACGATGCTCCAGGAGCACGAACGCGCGGCAGGGGCGTGGCAGGCGGAATGGCACGCTGTCTCCGAGCTGTTCAGCCTGGCCGGCGGTGCGACATCGCGCCTCGCTCGGCTGCTGGCCTCCCTGGAGGTCGATGAGGAGCGCATGCGAAAGAACCTCGATGTCAGCGGCGGCCTGATCATGTCGGAACAGGTGATGATGGCGCTGGCCGAGCGAACCGATACGCTAACCGCGCGACGACTGGTCGAGGCCGCCATCGCGAAAGCGTCGGAATCCCGGCGGCCATTCGCAGAGGTGCTCCGGGTGGATCCGGCCATAACTGCCCACCTCAGCGGCGACGATTTGGCGCAAGCGCTCGAGCCGTCAAATGCCATCGGCGCGTCTTCACGGCTGATCGACGGCGCACTGGGGTATTACCGGGCTACGCGGAAGTACAAAGGAGTGGAATGA
- the pcaC gene encoding 4-carboxymuconolactone decarboxylase: protein MNDEERRERGMKNRREVLGDDYVDRAQAGTTPLTKDFQDLMTRYAWGEIWDRPGLDRKTRSCITVAMTVALNKPDELALHLRGAIRNGVTVAELREVLLQTVVYCGIPAAHTAFKVAREVLGSDAD from the coding sequence ATGAACGACGAGGAGCGTCGTGAGCGCGGGATGAAAAATCGGCGCGAGGTACTGGGCGACGACTATGTCGATCGAGCCCAGGCAGGAACCACACCGTTGACGAAGGATTTCCAGGACCTCATGACCCGGTACGCGTGGGGAGAGATCTGGGACCGGCCTGGACTCGACCGCAAAACCCGAAGCTGTATCACTGTCGCCATGACCGTGGCGCTCAATAAGCCGGACGAGCTGGCCCTCCACCTGCGCGGCGCCATCCGAAACGGGGTGACGGTCGCGGAGTTGCGCGAGGTGTTACTGCAGACGGTCGTTTATTGTGGCATCCCGGCGGCGCACACCGCATTCAAGGTCGCCCGAGAGGTTCTGGGCTCGGACGCTGATTGA
- a CDS encoding MarR family winged helix-turn-helix transcriptional regulator, producing MSTSHEDLRRHPGHLIRRAQQVHYWLWNAEVSPEVTSPQFAVLYALRAEKNIDQKTLGERVSLDRSTTAEVVARLKARGMIQRIRDPRDARRNLLRLTAAGQRTTERLIPKAVRMNRLLVSALSERERAELLRMLNLVVDADERLRNERSLPLREGRSGGEISEAG from the coding sequence ATGTCAACCTCGCATGAAGACCTGCGCCGCCACCCCGGTCACCTGATTCGGCGCGCCCAGCAGGTCCACTACTGGCTCTGGAACGCCGAGGTCTCGCCCGAGGTGACCTCGCCCCAGTTCGCTGTCCTCTACGCGCTGCGGGCAGAGAAGAACATCGACCAGAAAACGCTGGGCGAACGGGTTTCACTGGACCGCTCGACGACGGCCGAAGTCGTCGCCCGCCTCAAAGCCCGCGGGATGATCCAGCGCATCCGGGACCCGCGGGACGCACGACGCAACCTGCTTCGATTGACGGCGGCGGGTCAGCGCACCACCGAGCGCTTGATCCCGAAGGCCGTCCGCATGAACCGGCTGCTGGTCTCGGCGCTGTCCGAGCGCGAGCGCGCGGAGCTGCTGCGGATGCTCAACCTCGTGGTCGACGCCGACGAGCGCCTCCGCAATGAGCGCTCGCTCCCGCTGAGGGAGGGCCGGAGTGGGGGCGAAATTTCTGAGGCCGGATGA
- a CDS encoding ABC transporter substrate-binding protein, with translation MADQGLSFERRVSRRQVLKTIGGGALMLGSADLLAACGEIKGASTPSAGTIVIGYVSPQTGALAGFASGDNFVLNQVRGTSTYKNGFKLGSKTFDVKIVVKDTQSDPARASQVARELILTDKADLILTSSTPETTNPVADVCEAQGIPCVSTIVPWEAWFFARGGKPGTGFNFTTMFFFGMQQFGECFIPMWDRMNTNKVVAFTYPHDADGDAFRDNKTGLEFYSAQAGYRNVDGGAYTDGTTDYSSQISKFKSAGASLFTNAPIPPDFNTMWKQAATAGFKPKLATVAKVLLFPADTVAIGDLVNNVATDAWWTPYHPYSSTLTGQTAKQFADAFEASTGKQWVQSIGSVHSLFEIAHKAFTAVDDPHNRTAVATQLKTMNYTGISGPLDFTKGPMPGIAIQKPVGVQWKKGSKFPYSMVVVDNSANKNVPVNGDLVPTNP, from the coding sequence ATGGCCGACCAGGGGTTGTCATTCGAGCGGCGAGTCAGCCGCCGGCAGGTCTTGAAGACGATCGGAGGGGGCGCGCTGATGCTCGGCTCGGCCGACCTGCTCGCCGCCTGTGGCGAGATCAAGGGCGCCAGCACCCCGAGCGCCGGCACCATCGTGATCGGCTACGTCAGCCCGCAAACCGGCGCACTGGCCGGGTTTGCCTCGGGGGATAACTTCGTCCTCAACCAGGTGCGAGGCACGTCCACCTATAAGAACGGATTCAAGCTCGGCAGCAAGACCTTCGACGTAAAGATTGTCGTGAAAGACACGCAGTCCGACCCGGCCCGGGCGTCGCAGGTGGCTCGTGAGCTGATCTTGACGGACAAAGCCGACCTCATCCTGACGTCCTCGACCCCGGAGACGACCAACCCGGTGGCGGATGTGTGTGAGGCGCAAGGCATTCCGTGCGTCTCGACGATCGTGCCGTGGGAAGCATGGTTTTTCGCCCGCGGCGGGAAGCCCGGGACCGGCTTCAACTTCACCACGATGTTCTTTTTCGGCATGCAGCAGTTCGGAGAATGCTTCATCCCGATGTGGGATCGGATGAACACCAACAAGGTGGTCGCCTTCACCTACCCGCACGACGCCGACGGCGACGCGTTTCGCGACAATAAGACCGGTCTCGAGTTCTACTCCGCGCAGGCGGGCTACCGCAACGTCGACGGTGGCGCCTACACCGACGGGACGACCGACTATAGCAGCCAGATCTCGAAGTTCAAGAGCGCGGGCGCCAGTCTGTTCACGAACGCGCCCATCCCGCCCGACTTCAACACGATGTGGAAGCAGGCGGCCACGGCCGGCTTCAAGCCGAAGCTTGCGACGGTGGCGAAGGTGCTGCTCTTTCCGGCGGATACGGTCGCCATCGGCGACCTCGTCAACAATGTCGCAACCGATGCCTGGTGGACGCCGTACCATCCCTACTCCTCGACCCTCACCGGGCAGACCGCCAAGCAGTTCGCCGATGCCTTCGAGGCGTCCACCGGCAAGCAGTGGGTGCAGAGCATCGGGTCCGTGCACTCCCTCTTCGAGATCGCCCACAAGGCGTTCACCGCCGTCGACGATCCGCACAACCGCACCGCGGTGGCGACGCAGCTCAAGACCATGAACTACACGGGGATCAGCGGTCCGCTCGACTTCACCAAGGGGCCGATGCCGGGTATTGCGATCCAGAAGCCGGTCGGGGTGCAGTGGAAGAAGGGGAGTAAGTTCCCGTACAGCATGGTCGTGGTGGACAACAGCGCGAACAAGAACGTTCCCGTGAACGGAGACCTCGTCCCGACCAATCCATGA
- a CDS encoding branched-chain amino acid ABC transporter permease, whose translation MISPTTAGPASGTAAVRVTRSRRTALWGLIGAVVVVILLATLPYVVYADVTDLLVNALILLVLASMWNLLAGYCGLISVGQQAYIGVGAYTVLVLAQNGVNPYLAIPFAVLVSGAIAVPVSFLVFRLRAEYFAIGTWVVAEVFFLVLVRVRSLGGGTGTSLPGLALMDPVFREALTYWSALAVAAAALLATYLLLSSRMGLDLTAIRDNEVAARSAGVRVTWAKRVVYVVSAAGCGAGGALLIISQLNVLASSIFSVGWSAKMIFVALIGGVGSIEGPIVGTAIFTIIQQVLAQYGAWYLILLGSLAVAVAMFLPKGIWGLVSSRLHLQVFPVGYWLHR comes from the coding sequence ATGATCTCGCCCACCACGGCCGGCCCTGCGAGCGGGACGGCGGCCGTGCGCGTCACGCGGTCCCGCCGAACCGCGCTGTGGGGGCTGATCGGCGCGGTGGTCGTGGTCATCCTGCTCGCGACCCTCCCCTACGTCGTCTACGCGGACGTGACCGATCTCCTCGTCAACGCCCTCATCCTGCTGGTGCTGGCCAGCATGTGGAACCTGCTCGCCGGCTACTGCGGGCTGATCTCGGTCGGACAGCAGGCCTACATCGGCGTCGGCGCTTACACCGTGCTGGTGCTGGCGCAGAACGGGGTCAACCCCTACCTCGCGATCCCCTTCGCGGTTCTCGTCTCGGGCGCGATCGCGGTGCCGGTGTCGTTCCTCGTCTTCCGCCTCCGCGCGGAGTATTTCGCGATCGGCACCTGGGTCGTGGCGGAAGTCTTCTTCCTCGTCCTGGTGCGCGTCCGCTCGCTGGGTGGCGGCACCGGGACCAGCCTCCCGGGCCTGGCGCTGATGGACCCGGTGTTCCGTGAGGCGTTGACCTACTGGAGCGCGCTCGCGGTGGCCGCGGCGGCGCTCCTCGCCACCTACCTGCTTCTCTCGAGCCGGATGGGATTGGACCTGACCGCGATACGCGACAACGAGGTGGCGGCGCGCAGCGCCGGTGTGCGCGTCACCTGGGCGAAGCGGGTCGTCTACGTCGTGTCCGCCGCAGGGTGCGGGGCGGGCGGGGCGCTGCTGATCATCAGCCAGCTCAACGTCCTCGCCAGTTCGATCTTCAGCGTAGGGTGGTCGGCGAAGATGATTTTTGTGGCGCTGATCGGAGGTGTAGGCAGCATCGAGGGGCCGATCGTCGGCACCGCGATCTTCACTATCATCCAGCAGGTGCTGGCCCAGTACGGCGCCTGGTACCTGATCCTGCTCGGGTCTCTGGCGGTCGCTGTCGCCATGTTCTTGCCCAAGGGGATCTGGGGCCTTGTCAGCAGCCGCCTGCACCTGCAGGTCTTTCCCGTCGGCTATTGGTTACATCGATGA